From Streptomyces sp. NBC_00683, one genomic window encodes:
- a CDS encoding glycoside hydrolase family 3 C-terminal domain-containing protein yields MTDEEIDRLLEKLDLGQKVRLLTGSTTWRTYGEPAVGLRPLTFSDGPAGVRGEAWDERETSLVLPSPTALAAAWDERLVTELGALLAAEARGKGVDVLLAPTLNLHRSPLGGRHFECFSEDPLLTGRTGAALITGIQSGGVAATAKHFVGNDSETDRLTVDVRIDEQTLREVYLAPFEAAVEAGVWAVMSAYNQVNGCTMAASPLLEQPLKSEWGFDGPVVSDWGAVRTLLDTAGSAQDLAMPGPRGPWADGLLAAVEQGLVERELLDDKVRRLLRLADRVGGLGRPELVWRPAVSPVAQRALLRRATAAGAVLLRNEGGLLPLDPAGLRSIAVIGAPARNVRIQGGGSAEVFPASVVSPLEGIQRAVGGGTQVTYAPGQAPSALPRPLDRSWARDPRSGEPGVLVRLLDAAGTELHAEHRLSGRIVEPSVRVDGAETVEIRALVRPDTGGRWTWAVGGWGPMSLSVDGREVLAGTFPLDSDDPTRVHVAPPYRPAEAALKADTEVEVVARRGLAPGTGVATVLAAAPPAGDGAAALAAAVAAARSSDVAVVVVGTTEESESEGHDREGLSLPDGQDELVRAVVRANPRTVVIVNSGGPVALPWHTLVPSLLLAWFPGQEAGHGLADVLFGRTEPGGRLPTTWGAAQEDVPVLVTCPDAGVLRYGEGPDIGHRAWLRSGAAPAYWFGHGLGYTQWEYEELSPPGAVRAGEAFDVQVRLRNTGSRRGREVVQVYLARPAAGSERPVRKLIGYAAVEADPGQSAVATVRVAGRAAAHWSTVRSRWETDPGEVRLLAGRSAGDLPLEAGLALGEPLSEQGSTEKGERSPQLLH; encoded by the coding sequence ATGACGGATGAAGAGATCGACCGCCTGCTGGAGAAGCTGGACCTCGGGCAGAAGGTACGCCTGCTGACGGGCTCCACCACCTGGCGGACTTACGGGGAACCGGCCGTCGGCCTGCGCCCGTTGACGTTCTCCGACGGACCGGCAGGGGTACGGGGTGAGGCCTGGGACGAACGGGAGACCTCGCTCGTCCTGCCCTCGCCCACCGCGCTCGCCGCCGCATGGGACGAGCGGCTGGTGACCGAGCTGGGTGCGCTGCTCGCGGCCGAGGCCCGCGGGAAGGGCGTCGACGTCCTTCTCGCCCCCACGCTCAACCTGCACCGGTCACCCCTGGGCGGGCGGCACTTCGAGTGCTTCTCGGAGGATCCGCTGCTCACCGGGCGCACGGGGGCCGCGCTGATCACGGGTATCCAGTCGGGTGGCGTGGCCGCCACCGCCAAGCACTTCGTCGGCAACGACTCCGAGACCGACCGGCTGACCGTCGACGTACGGATCGACGAACAGACCCTGCGGGAGGTCTATCTGGCCCCGTTCGAGGCGGCCGTCGAGGCAGGCGTGTGGGCGGTGATGTCCGCGTACAACCAGGTCAACGGCTGCACCATGGCCGCGTCCCCGCTCCTGGAGCAGCCACTGAAGAGCGAGTGGGGGTTCGACGGGCCCGTGGTCTCCGACTGGGGCGCGGTGCGCACCCTGCTCGACACCGCGGGCTCGGCGCAGGACCTGGCCATGCCGGGTCCGCGCGGCCCATGGGCGGACGGCCTGCTCGCCGCGGTGGAACAGGGTCTCGTGGAACGGGAGTTGCTGGACGACAAGGTGCGGAGGCTGCTGCGGCTGGCCGACCGGGTGGGCGGGCTGGGCCGCCCGGAGCTGGTGTGGCGTCCCGCCGTCTCCCCCGTCGCCCAACGCGCTCTGCTGCGCAGGGCCACCGCGGCGGGTGCCGTCCTGCTGCGCAACGAGGGCGGGCTCCTGCCGCTGGATCCGGCGGGGCTGCGCAGCATCGCCGTGATCGGTGCGCCCGCCCGCAACGTACGGATTCAGGGCGGGGGCAGCGCGGAGGTGTTCCCGGCCTCCGTCGTGTCGCCGCTGGAGGGGATCCAGCGGGCGGTGGGCGGCGGCACACAGGTGACGTACGCCCCGGGGCAGGCGCCGTCCGCCCTGCCGCGCCCCCTGGACCGGTCCTGGGCCCGTGATCCGCGCAGCGGCGAACCGGGTGTGCTCGTCCGGCTGCTGGACGCGGCGGGCACCGAACTCCACGCGGAGCACCGGCTGTCCGGCCGGATCGTGGAGCCTTCGGTGAGGGTGGACGGGGCCGAGACGGTGGAGATCCGGGCGCTGGTCAGGCCGGACACGGGCGGGAGGTGGACCTGGGCGGTAGGCGGCTGGGGGCCGATGTCGCTGAGCGTCGACGGCCGGGAGGTGCTCGCCGGGACGTTCCCGCTCGACAGCGACGATCCGACGCGTGTCCATGTCGCACCCCCCTACCGGCCGGCCGAGGCGGCACTGAAGGCGGACACCGAGGTCGAGGTCGTCGCCCGGCGCGGCCTGGCGCCGGGGACGGGTGTGGCAACGGTCCTGGCGGCGGCTCCCCCGGCGGGCGACGGCGCCGCGGCGCTCGCGGCCGCCGTGGCCGCGGCGCGGTCCTCGGATGTCGCGGTGGTCGTCGTGGGCACCACCGAGGAGAGCGAGTCGGAGGGCCACGACCGTGAGGGGCTCAGCCTGCCGGACGGCCAGGACGAGCTCGTCCGGGCGGTCGTGCGGGCCAACCCGCGCACGGTGGTGATCGTGAACTCCGGCGGCCCGGTGGCCCTGCCGTGGCACACCCTGGTCCCCTCCCTGCTGCTGGCCTGGTTCCCCGGCCAGGAGGCCGGCCACGGGCTCGCGGACGTCCTGTTCGGCCGCACCGAGCCGGGTGGCCGGCTGCCGACCACGTGGGGCGCCGCCCAGGAGGACGTCCCGGTGCTCGTGACCTGCCCGGACGCGGGGGTCCTGCGCTACGGGGAGGGACCGGACATCGGTCACCGCGCCTGGCTGCGCTCGGGTGCGGCGCCGGCCTACTGGTTCGGGCACGGACTGGGCTACACGCAGTGGGAGTACGAGGAGTTGTCGCCGCCGGGAGCGGTGAGGGCCGGGGAGGCCTTCGACGTACAGGTACGGCTGCGCAACACGGGAAGTCGGCGCGGGCGTGAGGTCGTTCAGGTCTACCTGGCCCGCCCCGCCGCCGGGTCGGAGCGGCCGGTGCGCAAGCTGATCGGTTACGCGGCGGTCGAGGCGGACCCGGGGCAGAGCGCCGTGGCGACGGTCCGGGTCGCGGGCCGGGCGGCGGCCCACTGGTCGACGGTCCGGTCGCGGTGGGAGACGGATCCCGGCGAAGTCCGGCTGCTGGCCGGGCGGTCGGCCGGGGACCTGCCGCTGGAGGCGGGGCTCGCGCTGGGCGAGCCCTTGTCCGAGCAGGGATCCACCGAGAAGGGAGAGCGCTCTCCTCAACTGCTCCACTGA